Proteins co-encoded in one Chitinivibrio alkaliphilus ACht1 genomic window:
- the dapF gene encoding diaminopimelate epimerase: protein MNISFTKMSGLGNTFLLIDDDDTKIKSFVPALCDPDFGVGADGVIFLLPPEGAGDFRMRIYNSDGSEAEMCGNGIRCFAAFVQEKRGWTQASMAVETAAGIKEVTADPKGFRVDMGVPILTTENIPLVWESDTCVNAPLSLGDRTYTMTAVSMGNPHVVLHVPQITTKMVQEDGPRIEQMDIFPHKANVEFIRCISPTEVEMRVWERGCGETMACGTGACAAVVAGVLTNRHGTSVTVHLAGGDLHIQWGGAVDDSVYMTGPAKKIFDGSLFLDDLKKTGTM from the coding sequence ATGAATATCTCTTTTACGAAAATGAGCGGTTTAGGTAATACCTTTCTTCTTATTGATGATGATGACACGAAAATAAAATCCTTTGTCCCCGCCCTATGCGACCCTGACTTTGGCGTTGGTGCCGATGGAGTAATTTTTCTCCTTCCCCCTGAGGGGGCGGGAGACTTCCGCATGCGTATATATAATAGTGACGGGAGTGAAGCTGAAATGTGCGGTAACGGCATTCGCTGTTTTGCAGCCTTTGTGCAGGAAAAGCGCGGGTGGACTCAAGCGAGTATGGCCGTTGAGACTGCAGCCGGTATAAAGGAAGTCACTGCTGATCCGAAGGGGTTTCGGGTTGATATGGGGGTTCCCATTCTTACTACGGAGAATATCCCCCTTGTCTGGGAGAGTGATACCTGTGTGAACGCCCCTTTATCTCTGGGCGATCGGACATACACCATGACGGCTGTGTCCATGGGAAACCCCCATGTTGTACTACATGTTCCCCAGATAACCACGAAGATGGTACAGGAGGATGGCCCTCGTATTGAGCAGATGGATATCTTTCCCCATAAAGCCAATGTTGAGTTTATTCGATGTATTTCTCCTACTGAGGTTGAGATGCGTGTGTGGGAACGCGGTTGCGGTGAAACCATGGCGTGCGGAACGGGAGCATGCGCCGCGGTGGTTGCCGGGGTTTTGACCAATCGTCATGGTACAAGTGTAACGGTTCATCTTGCGGGGGGGGATTTACACATTCAGTGGGGCGGAGCGGTGGACGATTCTGTGTATATGACAGGTCCGGCAAAGAAAATCTTTGATGGCTCTCTTTTTCTTGATGATCTAAAAAAGACTGGCACAATGTAG
- the lptE gene encoding LPS assembly lipoprotein LptE, which produces MGSLRWLVVTFLCVTGCAYYSFHGTSIPPHIRRVEIPLADDAALVYGLDEELTDSLRALFGRRGLSVVGSDGDAHLQATIRQYREEAEEYRGARHDTEISSYSIYVQVEVLFIDAVERDTLFSGMLHERGVYDAHSESEQIGRSRAVELISQNILDASFPGW; this is translated from the coding sequence ATGGGCTCTCTTAGGTGGCTTGTTGTCACCTTTCTCTGTGTTACGGGGTGTGCCTATTATAGTTTTCACGGCACCTCCATTCCACCCCATATTCGACGGGTGGAAATCCCCCTTGCCGATGATGCGGCTTTGGTATACGGTCTCGATGAAGAGCTGACCGACAGCCTTCGTGCTCTCTTTGGGCGACGTGGCCTTTCTGTGGTTGGTTCTGATGGAGATGCTCATTTGCAGGCAACCATTCGTCAGTATCGAGAAGAGGCGGAAGAGTATCGCGGGGCGCGGCACGACACGGAAATTTCCTCCTACTCCATTTATGTACAGGTGGAGGTCCTGTTTATTGATGCGGTAGAGCGGGATACTCTCTTTTCAGGCATGCTTCATGAACGCGGCGTGTATGATGCGCACAGTGAGAGTGAACAAATTGGGCGGAGCAGGGCTGTAGAACTAATAAGTCAAAATATCTTAGATGCATCTTTTCCCGGATGGTAG
- a CDS encoding ATP--guanido phosphotransferase has product MNMEALVREKPLWLRKTDASALLAVRLKLSRNLEKYPFPSQASLMEKSMVFQEVTTASQRLSPQYEVLNISSLHDVEKTLLFERDYISLAVTKEDGDRGVALHQSEPIMTVNGENHLALFADVSPACMAEGWKRVNDADTVLGEYLPYAYTDKNGFLLSRVKDCGTGLSVEGTMHLPALVLTDTITDVLSGISQLGCAAEGKFRAGSDAWGALFTVTAGAYAGDTEEEIMAQAEDVFASVAEKEKEARRILMEEAPLELEDKVFRSLGYLKYARLLSISQMLNLTSNIRLGIACGIVDFCSVDTINSITAELMQSSIALSSEIDSPTSDTLDRLRADRARRFLELEHGLS; this is encoded by the coding sequence ATGAATATGGAAGCTCTTGTACGGGAAAAACCCCTCTGGTTACGCAAAACGGATGCGTCTGCCCTATTGGCAGTGCGGTTGAAATTGTCACGAAATCTTGAGAAATATCCCTTTCCTTCCCAAGCCTCTCTCATGGAGAAAAGCATGGTGTTTCAGGAAGTTACAACGGCATCGCAACGGCTCTCCCCGCAGTACGAGGTGTTGAATATTAGCTCTTTGCACGATGTTGAGAAGACTCTTCTTTTTGAACGCGACTACATCTCCCTGGCGGTGACAAAGGAGGATGGTGATCGCGGGGTGGCCTTACACCAGTCAGAGCCGATAATGACCGTGAACGGAGAAAATCATCTTGCCCTGTTTGCCGATGTGTCTCCCGCCTGTATGGCAGAGGGGTGGAAGCGGGTGAATGATGCGGATACCGTATTAGGTGAATATCTTCCCTATGCCTACACTGATAAAAATGGGTTTCTTCTCTCGCGGGTGAAAGATTGCGGTACGGGGCTCTCCGTGGAAGGAACCATGCATTTGCCAGCCCTTGTTCTCACGGATACAATTACCGATGTATTGAGCGGTATCAGTCAGTTGGGCTGTGCTGCAGAGGGGAAGTTTCGCGCGGGGTCGGATGCGTGGGGTGCTCTTTTTACAGTAACTGCAGGAGCCTATGCGGGTGACACGGAGGAAGAGATTATGGCGCAAGCGGAGGACGTCTTTGCCTCCGTGGCTGAAAAGGAGAAAGAGGCGCGGAGGATTCTTATGGAAGAAGCTCCGCTTGAATTGGAAGATAAGGTCTTTCGCTCCCTGGGATATTTAAAATATGCCCGACTTCTCTCCATTTCACAAATGCTCAATCTGACGTCCAATATTCGTCTCGGCATAGCGTGTGGCATCGTTGATTTTTGCTCTGTGGACACCATAAACAGTATTACCGCAGAGCTTATGCAGAGCAGCATTGCTCTCTCTTCAGAGATAGACAGCCCCACGTCGGATACTCTGGATCGTCTTCGTGCAGATCGGGCCCGACGTTTTCTGGAGTTGGAACATGGGCTCTCTTAG
- a CDS encoding UvrB/UvrC motif-containing protein, whose product MKMCESCGENPATIMLTQVEGRDTHSRHICTECAEKMGINVPDPLREELDSFEEYEEFDEEQEEFSSVDEQEVDEFVPPEKRCYRCGKKESAFQKDLQAGCRSCYDTFDGVVREKLRANRRSRYYHGKPYHYAKTKGFHSEIEYLRYELDRAVKKQKYELAAVLRDKIHRMETGL is encoded by the coding sequence ATGAAAATGTGTGAGTCGTGCGGGGAGAACCCCGCCACAATTATGCTTACGCAAGTGGAAGGACGCGATACGCACAGTCGGCATATCTGCACGGAGTGTGCAGAGAAGATGGGTATTAACGTGCCCGACCCTTTGCGTGAAGAGCTTGATTCCTTTGAGGAGTATGAAGAGTTTGATGAGGAGCAAGAAGAATTTTCCTCTGTCGACGAGCAGGAGGTTGATGAGTTTGTCCCTCCTGAGAAACGTTGTTACCGCTGTGGAAAAAAAGAGAGCGCCTTTCAGAAAGATCTTCAAGCAGGATGCCGTAGTTGTTATGACACCTTTGATGGTGTTGTCCGTGAGAAATTACGGGCAAACCGGCGGAGTAGATATTATCACGGGAAACCCTATCACTACGCGAAAACAAAGGGGTTTCACTCTGAGATAGAGTATTTGCGCTATGAGCTTGATCGGGCCGTTAAAAAACAGAAATATGAGCTTGCCGCAGTATTGCGCGACAAAATACATAGAATGGAGACTGGTTTATAA
- a CDS encoding ABC transporter ATP-binding protein codes for MIVLRNIHKTFSDTTAPVHVLRGISLSIGAGDMVAVMGASGSGKTTLMQIMGGLDIPSSGEVSIGGHRIDLLQEHEITRVRNREIGFVFQFHHLLNDFTACENIFLPGLIAHTPLKKARRRAKELLKTLGVVGRDNHYPSELSGGEKQRIALGRALFNEPTVVIADEPTGNLDRENTEKFLHLLRELNKNTGQTVVIATHDYEVARAMDYCLVLQNGILEKKDVPYENV; via the coding sequence ATGATTGTCCTGCGAAATATTCATAAAACCTTCTCAGACACCACTGCTCCGGTACATGTATTACGGGGGATCTCTCTTTCCATAGGTGCAGGGGATATGGTGGCTGTCATGGGGGCGTCCGGTTCAGGAAAAACAACGCTTATGCAGATTATGGGTGGGCTGGATATTCCCTCATCAGGCGAGGTATCTATCGGCGGCCACCGCATTGACCTCTTGCAGGAGCATGAGATTACGCGGGTGCGAAATCGGGAAATTGGCTTTGTTTTTCAGTTTCATCATTTACTCAATGATTTTACTGCCTGTGAAAACATCTTTCTTCCGGGATTGATTGCACACACGCCGCTGAAGAAGGCACGGCGCCGTGCCAAAGAGCTTCTAAAAACTCTTGGAGTGGTTGGGCGTGATAACCACTACCCATCGGAATTGTCCGGCGGAGAGAAGCAGCGTATCGCCCTGGGTCGTGCGCTCTTCAATGAGCCAACGGTTGTTATTGCCGATGAGCCTACGGGCAATCTGGATCGAGAGAATACCGAAAAATTTCTTCACCTGCTCCGTGAGTTAAACAAAAATACCGGTCAAACCGTTGTTATCGCCACGCATGATTATGAAGTAGCCCGTGCTATGGACTATTGTCTGGTCTTGCAAAACGGCATATTGGAAAAAAAGGATGTACCCTATGAAAATGTGTGA